TCGCAACTCCTTCGCCGGCTTCGTAACATCTAACCATTGCACGAATAAACAGCATTTTGTGCTTCATGCGTCCGGCAATGGTTCGATGAACGAATCCTGGCTCAGTCAGACAGGCGATGCCAAAAAATCGAGACAAGCCGGAACACTCCAGGTCTTGTTGTGAGATGTGCTGAGTAGTTACATTACCTGTAAAACGAGCGGCAAGCATGACCTGGATTCCCGCCTTCGCGGGAATGACTTGTTTTTCAATGCCGTCTCCGGGTTAGTCATACTCGCGAAGCCTGTCCTCGTGCAGACGGGGAGCGGGTATCCAGTCCCCTTTTACTCGGATGAGCTGAGTAGTTACAAAAAAGTTTTGTCACGCCAGGAGAAGTATACATGCAAATTCAAAAAAAAAACCATGTCCTGTCCGATGCCACACCCCGCCCGCACCCGCCGTGCATTCTGACCATCGCCGGATCGGACTCCAGCGGCGGGGCCGGTATTCAGGCGGACCTGAAAACCTTCACGGTTCTGCGCTGCTACGGCGCGTCGGTCCTGACCGCCATCACGGCCCAGAACACCCAGGGCGTGCAGGACATCGCCCCCTTGCCGGAGCCGTTTGTCGCCCGGCAGTTGCAGTCGGTTCTGGAGGACCTGCCCGTGGCCGCGGCCAAGACCGGAATGCTGTTTTCCGCCCCCCTGATCCGCGTCCTGGCCGGGCAACTGGCGACCAAAACATTTCCCCTGGTCGTGGACCCGGTTTGCGTCAGCAAGAGCGGACACAGTCTGCTCTTGCCCGAGGCCGTGGAGACCCTGAAGTCCGTATTGCTGCCCCTGGCCGACCTTGTGACGCCCAATCGCCCCGAGGCGGAACTGCTCACCGGAATGGATATCGTGGGGGAGGAAGACGTTCCCCGGGCTCTGGAACTGATGTTGAACCTGGGCTGCAAGGCCGTCCTGCTCAAGGGCGGACATTTTGAAGGCGAGAAGCTTGTTGATTGGCTGGCCGTCAAAGACAGGCCGATCCGCAAGTTCGAACATGCCCGGCTGGCGTCCCGGCATACCCACGGCACCGGCTGCACCCTGTCCGCCGCCATAGCCGCGGGCTTGGGCCAGGGTCTGGAGATGGAGCAAGCCGTCGAACAAGCCGTGGACTATCTGCACGCAGCCATCCGCACCGCCTATCCCATGGGCCGCGGCGTGGGTCCGGTCAATCACCTGCACCCATGGCTCGACCCGGCCCAGTAACGTGTGTTGAAAAAGAACTACTCAGTTTGAGCGAAAAAATTGCTTTCAAATGAGGGCACATGACCTGGATTCCCGCCTTCGCGGGAATGACTTGTTTTCCAATCCCGTCTTGAATCAGTCATACCCGCGAAGGCGGGTATCCAGTCCGTTTTTAAAACGGATGAGCTGAGTAGTTACGAAAAAAAAACCTTTACCTGACAGTCGATTCAAAAATTCCAAGTGCAAGGAGCATAAAAAGCTGTCCTGCCACGTCCTTTGTCCGGCCCCTTCGGGCCGGATCGTTCGATGCGTCGTCGAAACTTGAAATTTTTCAACGGTCTGCCACCCTGAGCAGTATTGAGGATAGCCTGATCCGCAGGCTGTTCAAAAACCCCGATGGCAAGGCGCAAAAAAAGTTTTAGGCCGAAGCGTATTAGGCATACGTGAGGGCTTGAACTTTTTGCGGCAACGCAACCAGCGGGGATTTTTCAACAGCCTGCCGGCAGGATCATTCGGGACCGTGTGCCGCGTAGACCTCTTCCAGTATCTCCCGTCCGCCCCGGTCCAGCACGGCCTGGGCCACCTGGCGACCCAGTTCCTCGGCATCCCTGGGCTTGGCCGTTGCCTCTTCGATAATCAGGTTCTTGCCGTCCACGTCCGCGACCAGGCCGCGCAGGGTGATCCTGTTGGCATCGCTGTACCGGGCGAAACCGGCAATGGGCACCTGGCATCCCCCTTCCAGGGTGGCCAGAAAGGCCCGCTCCGCCAAGACGCAGCTATGTGTTTCCCGGTGATTCAGGAATTCCAGAAGTTCGGCCACATCCCGGCGGTCCTTCGCGTACTCCAGCCCCAAGGCTCCCTGGCCCACCGCGGGCAGGAAGTCCGGCGGCCCGAGTTCGCTGATTTGCGGCACGCTGAGGCCAAGCCGGTTCATGCCGGCCCGGGCCACGACAATGGCGTCGTAGTCGCCGTTGAGCAGCTTGCCCACCCGGGTGTCCAGATTGCCGCGCAGGTTGAGAATCTCCAAGTCCGGCCGCAGCGCCAGCAACTGACAGCGCCGCCGCAGGCTGCTCGTTCCGATGCGCGCCCCTTCCGGAAGATCTTTCAGGTCGGCGTACTTCACCGAGAGCAGCGCATCGGTCATGTTTTCACGTTCCGGAATCACCCCCAGGATCAGCCCTTCCGGCAATTCCGCGGGCACGTCCTTCATGCTGTGCACGGCCAGATCCGCGCGGCCGTCCAGAATGGCCTCCTCGATCTCCTTCACGAAGAGACCCTTGCCGCCGACCTTGGCCAGGGGTACGTCCTGGATCTTGTCGCCCATGGTCTTGACGATCAGCAGCTTCACGGTCAATCCGGGATAGCGCTCCAGAAGCCGGGCCTTGATGTGCTCCGCCTGCCACAGGGCCAGCTTGCTGCCCCGGGTTGCGATGGTAATGACGTTCATCATGACTCGGGCACCGCTCAATGGCACCCGGCGCAACTCGACGCCGAGCAACCGGAACATGATGAGCCGGAACCGGAACCGGCAGAGGACGCCTCACCCACCGGATCCGCGCCTCCACCCCGCTTGTGACGGCAGCGGGACATCAGCTTCCCCGTCCTGTCCGACCCGCAATGCGGACACGCCACCTTGGGATCACCAAAAACCAACTCCTCGAACTCCTTGTCGCATTGTTCGCAGAGAAATTCGTATATCGGCATTTATTCACTCCTTATTGAAATTTACCACTCATAATCGATCACAATCGATCATAATCGCAATCGAAATCGAAATCATAATCGCAATCGAAATCGACAAAAAAACGTATCTCGTCAACAGAGCCGAATAAAAGACCTGGATACCGGCTTTCGCCGGTATGACTTCAAGATGCAACGATCTCCTTTCATCAGTCATTCCGGCGAAGGCCGGAATCCAGGTGTCTTCCGTAATTCAAGCCCTCTGTTTGAACAGCTACATAATACTGAGTGGTTACACAATCAAATTAGATCTTCCACTCTCACCACATTTCCCAGCTGACTGCCTCCGCCGCAAGACCGCCGGCGACGACTTTCAAAAATCTCGATTGCGATTACGATTACGATTGCGATTTCGACAAAGACAGATCGTTATTCAACTTTCAGCCCCGCGAACAGAATCTCGTCCGTCAGCAGGCACAGTAGATGGCCGATGGTGATGTGCACTTCCTGGATCAGCGGGGTTTGGCGCGAGGGTACGGCTAGAAGGTGGTCGCACAGTTCCTGCATCTCCCCGCCGCCTTCGCCGGTCAGGCCGATGGTGACCATTCCGGTTTCCCGACCGGCCCGCAAGGCGGCCAGAACGTTCGGGCTGTTGCCGGAGGTCGACAAGCCAAGAAGCACGTCGCCGGGCTGTCCCAAGGCCTGGACCTGCTTGGCGAAGACCAGCTCGAATCCAAAATCGTTGCCCACCGCGGTCAGGATCGACGTGTCCGTGGACAGGGCGATGGCCGGGAGGGGACGACGGTCGATCAAAAACCGGTTCACGAATTCGGCGGCCAAGTGCTGGGCATCCGCGGCGCTACCGCCATTTCCGCACAGCAGGATCTTCTTTCCGTCGGACAGCGCCGATGCCAGAACCCGGGCCGCCAAAACAACATCCGCCCCGTGCTCGGCAAAGTACTTCTCACGCAATGCGCTCCCCCGGGCGACATAGTCGTTCACCCGGTGCAGCGCTTCACCAAGACCGACCAGTTCGTCGGACAATTGAATCGAGTTCTTCACGCTGGTTCACCTTGTTTTGTTGAGATGAATTGAACCGCCCGCTTCGCTCAAGACGCCAAGATCGCCAGGAAAGACATTTTGGAAAGCAGGGAAGGAGCTGCTTTCCAAAAGATTGCCTCACCCCTGCCGGGGTGATGTAGAGTCTGCCGATAGGCTAAAGCCTTTTGGCTTCCGCATCATTCCAGCGGAAGCCGAAAACTCTTCTTGGCGTCCTTTGCGCCCTGAGCGAAGCGGGCGGTTCATTTTTACTCTGAACCAGCCTTGACCGCTCCGCTGGAAAGCAACTGACCTTCTTCCTCAGCCAGGACGGCTTCCCGCTCCCATCCTCCGAGCATCAGGCTCTGGGATGCAAGTTGATACAGCAGTTCCGGGCGGTCGCCATACATGGCCTTGACCAGGGGGCCGTATTCTTCCGCGAAAACCATGCGCACCAGATTGTTGCGGTCGTACAGGAGCCGGGCCAGCAGCGCGTTGTCCCGGTGATCCGGCAGGTAGCGGATGAACAGCTTCCGGCTGGAGGCGATGATGTAGCGGATCCGGGCGACTTCCCGGCGCATGCTCTCCCTGGTCTGATCGATGACCTTGGACAATTCCTCCACCATGTGACGTTCCTCAAAACTGAGCCCGATCTCCTTGAGCTGCATGAATCTGCCCCCATAGCTCTCGCGCTGGTAGGCATCCTCTTTGAGTTTCATGGCCTCGTGGAAAATATAGCCCAGGCACCAGCCCAGGAGCTGGCCGTTGACGTCGCCGTCCTGATCAGTGCGAAAGAGGTGGTGCGCTGTGTCCTTGAGCCGCCAGAGCAGGCCCTTGTTCATCTCAACGCCCAGGATATCACGCAGCACCTCGAACTCCAGATGCTCCTCGGCATCAAAGAGCCGGAACTGATTTTCCAGCACTTGCTGGCTCAAACAGAAATCCCTGAGAATATCTCGGACGAATTCGGGACGTTTTGAACGGATCCAGGCTCGAAACATGGCGATTAATTATGTCTATGTTTTTCGGGTTTTGGTTGATGGTCTGGTACGGCTCAAAAAGGTCGGACACAGCCTGCGAGTTACCTTGCAACTGGATTCCCGCCTTCGCGGGAATGATTTCAATGAGTCCGCTTCTCCAATCACGTGATGCCCGCGAAGGTGGGCATCCAGGCCATGCCTGCCACAATTTTTTTAAAATCACATGGTCTACAATGCAGCCGTCATGAATGCGGAGGTTGTTCAACGCCAAACCGAATCTTTGGGCAAGAAAGCAAAGAGACCATGATCCATAAACATTGACCAAGGCCTTGGGACTGGGTTAATCATGGGCATTGTGAACAACGCTATAGTATAACCTCAAGCCGGTTAAAAATCAAAACATCATGCAGCACAAAACTAAATCCGTCCGTCTCGGAATGCTCCTTGTGCTCTGCGCACTTGCACTTTTCTCCGTCACGCCGGCCCTGGCGGATCAGCGGGCCGAGGCCGAGAAGACGTTCACAATGGGGGAGGCGGTGCAGCGCGGACTGCAGGCCAACCCTCAGATGGCCGGCATCCGGGCTGCCCTGCGGGGCGCGGAATTCGGCGAACGAGCCGCCCAGGCCGCTTTCTACCCGGCTTTGACCACGAACTTCGGATATTCCTACGTGGACGAAGCCGTGGCCCAGGGAGATCGCGGCTCCTGGACAGCGAACCTCAATCTCAGCCAGCCCCTGTTCACGGGCTGGCGACTCCTGAACACCCGCCAGCGCGCCGAACTGGCCCGGGAGCAGGTTCAACTTGAATTGATCAACAGAGAACTGGCCCTGACTCTGACCATCCAGGAGCAGTTCCTGGAATTGCTGCGGGCCCGGGAGAACGTGCGCAGCGCCCGGGATTCGTTTATTCGACTCGAATCCCAGTTGCGCAACGCCCAGGCGTTTTTCGATGTCGGCCTGCGCCCCAAATTCGACGTGCTTCAGGCCGAAGTGGACCTGGCCCAGGCCGAGCAGCTGCTGCTCATCTCCGAGAATGCCGTGGCCACCCAGAACGCCCGTCTGAACACCCTGCTCAATCTCGACCTGGAAACTCCGGTGACCTATGTCGGCGAATTGACCTACTCGCCCTTTGCACCCCGCTTGCAGGACTCACTGGACATGGCCTTCAGCCAACGCCCGGACATCGCCATGGCCCTCAAAGCCGAAGAAATCGCCGATCGGGACGTGGATATCACAGCCAGCGACCTGTATCCCCAGGTCAGCGCCGACTTGGACTACTACCGCCGCAGCACCGAGGAAGAGATCAGAGGAATTACGACCCGCCCGGACTCCTGGTGGACTACCGGAGTCAATGTCCGATGGCGGGCCTTCGACTTCAATCGGACCCGCCATGCCACCGATCAGGCACGGCAAAACGTGCTCCGCCTGCGTGAGGAAACAGCCAACCTGCGCCTGGAGGTCTCCTTTGCCGTCCAGTCGCTGCACCTTAACCTGAACGAAGCCGCGGCGCGCATCTCCGTGGCCAACAAGGCCCTGGAGGAAGCCCGGGAAGGCTTCCGTATCGCCCAGGCCCGCTTCCAGGCCCAGGTCGGCACCAACACGGAAGTCCTGGACGCCCAGGCCCGCCTGACCCGCAGCGAAGCCGACCTCACCGACGCCATGGCCGACCACCAACTCGCCATAGCCCGCCTCTTCGCAGCGACTGGAGAAATGAATCCGGGGTTAGAATTTTAGATGAGGGGTGATAGGAGATGGGTTATGGGTTATGGGTGAAAAAAGGTAACAGGCTATAGGTGATGGCCGATAGGTCCCCATCTCCGTATTGGCACTAACCCGTATTTCCCTATCACCCCTAGCCCATAGCCCCTAACCCCTAGTCCCTAGCCCCTATCACCCATAACCTATCACCCCTAACCTTCACTTCACTTCCCTCCCCTCTGCCTCAGCCCCTGCACGAACTCCGCGAAGAAGGCCGCGAACACGCCGGCCATCAGGGATGCCACGGCAGCCAGGGCAAGCACAAGTTGGACATTGGGCCGGACCGAGGTGATTGCATGGTCCTGTTGCAGGTAGTAGATGGAGTGCCGTGCTTCAAGGTTGTCCAACAGATCCTGTTTTTCAGTCAAGCTCAACTGGACATCCCGCTCCGCTAAAGCCACGTCAAAACCCAGCAAAATATTCCTTCCCCCGCCGGTTTTTTGGTCCAGCAACAAATTCTGGTACCTTTCCAACAAAAAGAGATCAGCCCCCATCTGGAGGACGACATTTTGCCGAGTATGCTCCATGCCCTGAAGGTGCTCGGGCAAACTGGTCAAAAAAAGCGGCAGGTTGTCAAAGGCCTCGGAAAGTGTCTGTTCATCATGGCCGCGGGCCTCTATCACCAGTCGGTTGGATTTTCCCTGCGGAGCAGAAGCGCTGACCGTCACCCCGTCAAGGGATCTGCTGTATTCAAGCACTTTAGCCGAGTAATAATCGGCATCCAAATCCAGGCCTTTCAGTGTTGTGGCATCCGCGGGAAAAATCAGCGTCCTGGTTGCGGTGTACGTCTTGGGGGTCAAGGCCAGATACCCGGAGGCCAGGCCCAGGCCCAGTATGACAACCGCCAGAATAAGCCACTTGCGCCTGATCAGGACCAGAGCCAGATCCCGCAGGTCGATCTCGTCGTCGTATCCGCCGTTACGCGGCGCACCATACGTTTCGCCGCCTCTCTCCGCCGTTTGGATCTTGTCCTTGTCTTGCATTACTTTCCCCTTTCAACATTCGGCTTCAACGTACAACCTTCAACGTCATTTCCAGGTTTGTATTCCGGCACGATGACTTGCAGGCTGCTCTTGATTCCCTGCACGTCGTAGTGCAGTGCCGCGGCCACAAGGTCGCGCATCAGGCGCTCGAGATCATCCAGGTCGCAACGCACGCCGCGGAGAACCTTGATTCGGCGGTGGCCGGTCTGAACAATGCCCTCGCCCTCGGTGATGAGCTCCTCGTAGAGTTTTTCTCCGGGCCTCAGGCCGGTGTACACGATGGGCACATCCTTTTCAGGCTCCAATCCATGCAGTCGAATTAGATCCCGGGCCATGTCCGCGATGCGCACGGGCCGTCCCATGTCCAGAATAAATATCTCGCCGCCCTCGGCCATGGCCCCGGCCTGCAGGATCAACTGAGCCGCCTCGGACACGCACATGAAATAGCGGGTCACTTCCGGATGGGTCACGGTAATCGGCAGGCGGGCCTCGATCTGGGATTTGAAAATGGGCACCACCGACCCGGAACTGCCCAACACATTGCCGAAACGCACGGCCACGAAGCGACAAGCTTGATGTCCGTTGGCGCATTCCACAAGCTTTTCCGCGACTCGCTTGGTCGCGCCCATGACGTTGGTCGGACGGACCGCCTTGTCCGTGGAGACGAGCACGAAGCGCTCCACCCCAAAATCCAGCGCCGCCTGAACCATGTTCCAGGTACCCTGAACATTGTTCAGAATCGCCTCCCAGGGGGTGACCTCCTGCAAAGGCACGTGCTTGTACGCGGCGGCATGAAGAATGACCTGGGGCTGAAACTCGCCCATGACCCGGGCCAGTGCGGCTCGGTCGCGGATATCCGCCAGAAAGACCCGCACGGGCAGATCCTCGAAGACTTGCCTGGTTTTCAGATCCACGCGGAACAGGTTGTATTCGGAAAAATCCAGAAGGCCCAGTTCGCTGGGCTGAAACACGCCCATCTGCCGGACCAATTCGGATCCGATGGAACCGCCCGCGCCGGTGATCAAGACCCGCTTCCCGGCATAGGCATGACCCAATAAATCCGTGTCCAACTGGACAACTTCGCGTCCGAGCAGGTCCTCGTAGCGGATGTTACGGATGGACTTCAGGGAGATCCGGCCGTCCATGATCTCGTCCAGATTGGGCATGGTCCGGAAAGGCTTGCCGGTCTGTTCGCACAGGGCCACGATCCGCCGCATGCGCTCACCGGTTATCGTCGCCATGCCGATCAGCACCTCGTCAATGGCGTCGGCGTGTTGCGGCAGCAGCTCGATTTGCCCGATCACCGGACAGCCATGCACGGACTTGCCCCATTTCAAGGGATCGTCGTCAAACAGGGCCACCGGGAGCATGTTCAACGCGGGATTGTCCAGCATTTCCCTGATCATTCGCTCCCCGGTCCGACCGGCCCCGAGCAGGCCCACGTGTTTGAGGCCGTTCGCCTTGACCAACAATCTGCATTTATTGACATGCAGCCGGTTCATGGCCAACCGCACGAAGATCCGTAGTCCACCAATCAGAGCACAGGTCAGGCCCAGATCCAAGATGAAAATGGAACGGGGGTAACCGCCGGCTTCACGAAACAAGGTCAATACGGCCAGAAACGCAAGGCTGGCGACCAGACAGGCCAGCATCACCCGACCGAGATCCCGCAGACTGGTATAGCGCCACATGCCGTGGTACAAACCGCAAGCAAAGAAAATCGACAACTTCAGGGGCACGAGATACGGCAAATGCCCAACCAGCAGTTTATGATACTGTGCGGGGATTGTACCGTCGAAGCGAAGAAGAAACGACAGGATCATGGCCGCGGCCACCAAAAAGGCGTCCATGACCAGCATCAGGTAGAAATTGCGGTTACGTAACAGGAGAGAGTAGCGCATGAAAATGGAGTTGACCGGTAAAGGTTGAAAGGCGGTTAGTGGCAGCGCTTGGCTTGTGATGCACGCAGGGCTGTAATTTTGGGACAGGTCATGAATGCGGATGCGCGCTTGTGGGCGACGGCCCAGAGTAGTTTTACCCTAAAAACCTTCGGGCTTGCCGTCCAGCCGAATCCCCCCACGGTAATACACCACCACGATAACCAATGGAATCCAAGCAATCAAAAGCCCCACCAGGCCGTCCAGGCGGCCCGTTGCCACCAACCCCGCCAGGGGCAGGAGCCAAGCGAGGTTGACGGCTCCCACGGCCAGTGTAACGGGAAAATGGGAGCCATGATGTCGCGCGGCGTGCTGATAGGCATGGTCGCGGTGAGCATCGTACACCCTTTCGCCACGCAACATGCGCCGCAGCAGGGTCACGGTGGCATCCACCACGAAGACCCCCAGCAGGATCAGCCAGCCCAGGAACAGTTCAGGAGCCGCCCGTGCGGCCTGCAGCGACAGCAGCCCCAACAACAGTCCGACAAAACCGCTGCCGGCATCGCCCATAAAGATGCGTGCCCGCGGAAAGTTCCAGCACAGGAACCCCGCTGTCGCCGCGGCCAGCAAAAGGGCCGGCTGGGCCGGAGCTGTGTAACCCGACAATTCCCTCCCCAAAGACAGCCAATACAACACAACCCCACCGCCGCAGACTGTTATCGCCTCAATCCCGGCTATGCCGTCGATGCCGTCCATGAAATTGTACAAATTGAGCAGCCAAGCCAGGTACAACACAGCCAAACCGTGCCCCAGCCAGCCCAAATCCACCACCCGGCCCGCCAATTCCAGGGGCGGGAAACCGCCGAGCCAAGCCAGGCCCCAGATGCCGGCCGAAAAATGAACCAGCAGTCGCCAACGGGCCGCCACGTGCCCCCGATCATCCATCCAGCCCACCAGGGCCACCAGCCCGCCAGCCCCCAAAAAAGCCGTCAACTCCGCGCCGGACAGGCTATTGTGCCACCACAGCACGGACAAACCGGCCAGCACCACCAGCACGATGGACACTCCGCCTCCCCGGGGCGTGGGGAGCTGATGCGAGCTGCGGGCGTTGGGTATATCAAGCAGGTTTTGGGTCAGGGCAAAGCGCCGCATCCATCCCGTAAACAGAAATGCCGTGCAAAACGCTGCTCCGATCAACACAATCCCAGTCACATTCATTGTTTCTCGGTCCTGGTCTTTTGCAAAAAAACTGTACCGTCTCACGCAAGGAGTCATCCACCAAAATCGGCGGCAGCCATCAGAGCCGGTCGCGAAACCAAGTAATATCCACCTGGAGCGACTCGCACAAGCGCCGGGCAGGGCAGGCAGGTTTACCGGATTTTGTTATCCCTCATGTTGCACGGGCTTCCAGCCCGGCATAAACTTGCAAATGGGCATCCACAATTTTATCAATACCAAACTCTTTTTCCGCCAAAATCCGACCGGCAGCCCCCAGATCTCTCCGCAAACCAGGATTCTCGATCAGCCGTTGAATTGCATCGGCAAGAGCCGGAGGGTCTTTTACGGGCACCAGCAATCCGGATTTATCGGGCTCGATGGCATCCCGGCACCCCGGCACATCGGTGGTGACCACGGCACGACCGGCAGCAGCGGCTTCCACCAATGATTTGGGGAGCCCTTCGCGATAAGAGGGGAGCACAACGACGTGTGAACTCGAGAACAGTGACGGAATATCCTCTCGGAATCCCAGCAGCTCAACCAGCCCCTCACTCCGCCATCGACCAAGAACGTCTTCACCGACCGATGAAGGGTTGCCCGGATCTGGATCGCCAATCACGCGAAAGCATGCGTCAAAACCACGCTCCCTGATGATGCGCGCGGCTTCCACATATTCAAAAATGCCTTTTTCCCGCAGCAAACGCCCGGCAAAACTCACAACAACCGGCTCCGGCGGTTCCGGTACAAACGGATAATCAGCCAGTTTGACGCCAGAACCGCGAATCAGGACCGTACGTTCCCGTTCTATTGCACGAAATGCCAACAGGGCAGCACGATCATCCGGATTTTGGAAAATGGCTTTGATGTTGGGATGAGCAAAGGCCTGCTTGTACAATGCCTGCACCACGACGCGCATCCCCCGCGCGGCCGGTCCCTGTGAAACAAACACCGATCCCAGTCCGGACACCGCCGAAACAACCGATGGAACTCTCGAGAGACGGGCGGCTATGCCGCCGTACAGCACTGGTTTGATGGTCACCAGGTGGACAATGGAGGGGCGAACCTTGCGCATCAGGCGGTAGAGCCTAACCAACGCTTTTACTTCAGCAATGGGATTCTTGCCGCTACGGGACAACGTGACGGGATGATAAGCAAAACCGGACCGTTTTATCTCCGAGACACCACTTCCGCTTCCTGTTGCAACATGTATCTCATAACCCACCTGTTTCGCGCCACTGGCTATCGGCAGGCGGTGCGACAGAAAAAAAGCAGGGGAGTTGACGACAAAAAGCAAGCGTTTACTCATCATTGGGCTTCCAGCCATGCCTGAAACATCAGCACATCCGACAAATGGTACTGACGATTGCCGCGGCAACTGAGATGTTCTGCCCATAATTTGCGGATGGGGAGGATGGAAGCCTCCCCCAAGCCAAAAACATCAGCCATTGCACCCACTAGGCCTTCTCCCGCCGCGCATCAACCGGCTCGCCCCCACAGGCCCCACAATCCCAGCCTACATTAGTCGAGCCTGAAAAATCCGATTTTCGGTACAGGATCATCATAGAAGGCTGACGGGTTGTGGTGCCGAAAAACAGCCAAAGCGTAAAAAGGGCAAAAAAGTGTTCGAGCTTCCGAATCCACTTCCTGAAATTGAATGCCGCGG
Above is a genomic segment from Desulfonatronum thiosulfatophilum containing:
- a CDS encoding Wzz/FepE/Etk N-terminal domain-containing protein, with protein sequence MQDKDKIQTAERGGETYGAPRNGGYDDEIDLRDLALVLIRRKWLILAVVILGLGLASGYLALTPKTYTATRTLIFPADATTLKGLDLDADYYSAKVLEYSRSLDGVTVSASAPQGKSNRLVIEARGHDEQTLSEAFDNLPLFLTSLPEHLQGMEHTRQNVVLQMGADLFLLERYQNLLLDQKTGGGRNILLGFDVALAERDVQLSLTEKQDLLDNLEARHSIYYLQQDHAITSVRPNVQLVLALAAVASLMAGVFAAFFAEFVQGLRQRGGK
- a CDS encoding TolC family protein; the protein is MQHKTKSVRLGMLLVLCALALFSVTPALADQRAEAEKTFTMGEAVQRGLQANPQMAGIRAALRGAEFGERAAQAAFYPALTTNFGYSYVDEAVAQGDRGSWTANLNLSQPLFTGWRLLNTRQRAELAREQVQLELINRELALTLTIQEQFLELLRARENVRSARDSFIRLESQLRNAQAFFDVGLRPKFDVLQAEVDLAQAEQLLLISENAVATQNARLNTLLNLDLETPVTYVGELTYSPFAPRLQDSLDMAFSQRPDIAMALKAEEIADRDVDITASDLYPQVSADLDYYRRSTEEEIRGITTRPDSWWTTGVNVRWRAFDFNRTRHATDQARQNVLRLREETANLRLEVSFAVQSLHLNLNEAAARISVANKALEEAREGFRIAQARFQAQVGTNTEVLDAQARLTRSEADLTDAMADHQLAIARLFAATGEMNPGLEF
- a CDS encoding glycosyltransferase family 4 protein, which codes for MMSKRLLFVVNSPAFFLSHRLPIASGAKQVGYEIHVATGSGSGVSEIKRSGFAYHPVTLSRSGKNPIAEVKALVRLYRLMRKVRPSIVHLVTIKPVLYGGIAARLSRVPSVVSAVSGLGSVFVSQGPAARGMRVVVQALYKQAFAHPNIKAIFQNPDDRAALLAFRAIERERTVLIRGSGVKLADYPFVPEPPEPVVVSFAGRLLREKGIFEYVEAARIIRERGFDACFRVIGDPDPGNPSSVGEDVLGRWRSEGLVELLGFREDIPSLFSSSHVVVLPSYREGLPKSLVEAAAAGRAVVTTDVPGCRDAIEPDKSGLLVPVKDPPALADAIQRLIENPGLRRDLGAAGRILAEKEFGIDKIVDAHLQVYAGLEARAT
- a CDS encoding D-sedoheptulose 7-phosphate isomerase, which encodes MVGLGEALHRVNDYVARGSALREKYFAEHGADVVLAARVLASALSDGKKILLCGNGGSAADAQHLAAEFVNRFLIDRRPLPAIALSTDTSILTAVGNDFGFELVFAKQVQALGQPGDVLLGLSTSGNSPNVLAALRAGRETGMVTIGLTGEGGGEMQELCDHLLAVPSRQTPLIQEVHITIGHLLCLLTDEILFAGLKVE
- a CDS encoding FmdB family zinc ribbon protein, whose protein sequence is MPIYEFLCEQCDKEFEELVFGDPKVACPHCGSDRTGKLMSRCRHKRGGGADPVGEASSAGSGSGSSCSGCSASSCAGCH
- a CDS encoding MraY family glycosyltransferase — its product is MNVTGIVLIGAAFCTAFLFTGWMRRFALTQNLLDIPNARSSHQLPTPRGGGVSIVLVVLAGLSVLWWHNSLSGAELTAFLGAGGLVALVGWMDDRGHVAARWRLLVHFSAGIWGLAWLGGFPPLELAGRVVDLGWLGHGLAVLYLAWLLNLYNFMDGIDGIAGIEAITVCGGGVVLYWLSLGRELSGYTAPAQPALLLAAATAGFLCWNFPRARIFMGDAGSGFVGLLLGLLSLQAARAAPELFLGWLILLGVFVVDATVTLLRRMLRGERVYDAHRDHAYQHAARHHGSHFPVTLAVGAVNLAWLLPLAGLVATGRLDGLVGLLIAWIPLVIVVVYYRGGIRLDGKPEGF
- the hemC gene encoding hydroxymethylbilane synthase, which gives rise to MMNVITIATRGSKLALWQAEHIKARLLERYPGLTVKLLIVKTMGDKIQDVPLAKVGGKGLFVKEIEEAILDGRADLAVHSMKDVPAELPEGLILGVIPERENMTDALLSVKYADLKDLPEGARIGTSSLRRRCQLLALRPDLEILNLRGNLDTRVGKLLNGDYDAIVVARAGMNRLGLSVPQISELGPPDFLPAVGQGALGLEYAKDRRDVAELLEFLNHRETHSCVLAERAFLATLEGGCQVPIAGFARYSDANRITLRGLVADVDGKNLIIEEATAKPRDAEELGRQVAQAVLDRGGREILEEVYAAHGPE
- the thiD gene encoding bifunctional hydroxymethylpyrimidine kinase/phosphomethylpyrimidine kinase — protein: MQIQKKNHVLSDATPRPHPPCILTIAGSDSSGGAGIQADLKTFTVLRCYGASVLTAITAQNTQGVQDIAPLPEPFVARQLQSVLEDLPVAAAKTGMLFSAPLIRVLAGQLATKTFPLVVDPVCVSKSGHSLLLPEAVETLKSVLLPLADLVTPNRPEAELLTGMDIVGEEDVPRALELMLNLGCKAVLLKGGHFEGEKLVDWLAVKDRPIRKFEHARLASRHTHGTGCTLSAAIAAGLGQGLEMEQAVEQAVDYLHAAIRTAYPMGRGVGPVNHLHPWLDPAQ
- a CDS encoding polysaccharide biosynthesis protein; the protein is MRYSLLLRNRNFYLMLVMDAFLVAAAMILSFLLRFDGTIPAQYHKLLVGHLPYLVPLKLSIFFACGLYHGMWRYTSLRDLGRVMLACLVASLAFLAVLTLFREAGGYPRSIFILDLGLTCALIGGLRIFVRLAMNRLHVNKCRLLVKANGLKHVGLLGAGRTGERMIREMLDNPALNMLPVALFDDDPLKWGKSVHGCPVIGQIELLPQHADAIDEVLIGMATITGERMRRIVALCEQTGKPFRTMPNLDEIMDGRISLKSIRNIRYEDLLGREVVQLDTDLLGHAYAGKRVLITGAGGSIGSELVRQMGVFQPSELGLLDFSEYNLFRVDLKTRQVFEDLPVRVFLADIRDRAALARVMGEFQPQVILHAAAYKHVPLQEVTPWEAILNNVQGTWNMVQAALDFGVERFVLVSTDKAVRPTNVMGATKRVAEKLVECANGHQACRFVAVRFGNVLGSSGSVVPIFKSQIEARLPITVTHPEVTRYFMCVSEAAQLILQAGAMAEGGEIFILDMGRPVRIADMARDLIRLHGLEPEKDVPIVYTGLRPGEKLYEELITEGEGIVQTGHRRIKVLRGVRCDLDDLERLMRDLVAAALHYDVQGIKSSLQVIVPEYKPGNDVEGCTLKPNVERGK